One region of Camelus bactrianus isolate YW-2024 breed Bactrian camel chromosome 22, ASM4877302v1, whole genome shotgun sequence genomic DNA includes:
- the TRAPPC5 gene encoding trafficking protein particle complex subunit 5 encodes MPGLLRRRKAARPNRWPQFPGGGGMEARFTRGKSALLERALARPRTEVSLSAFALLFSELVQHCQSRVFSVAELQARLAALGRQVGARVLDALVAREKGARRETKVLGALLFVKGAVWKALFGKEADKLEQANDDARTFYIIEREPLINTYISVPKENSTLNCASFTAGIVEAVLTHSGFPAKVTAHWHKGTTLMIKFEEAVIARDRALEGR; translated from the exons ATGCCGGGCCTTTTACGACGCCGTAAAGCAGCTCGGCCGAATCGCTGGCCGCAGTTCCCG GGCGGCGGCGGCATGGAGGCGCGCTTCACGCGCGGGAAGTCGGCGCTGCTGGAGCGCGCGCTGGCCCGGCCGCGCACCGAGGTGAGCCTGAGCGCCTTCGCGCTGCTCTTCTCCGAGCTGGTGCAGCACTGCCAGAGCCGCGTCTTCTCGGTGGCCGAGCTGCAGGCGCGCCTGGCCGCGCTGGGCCGCCAGGTGGGCGCCCGCGTCCTGGACGCGCTGGTGGCTCGAGAAAAGGGTGCCCGGCGCGAAACCAAGGTGCTGGGCGCACTGCTGTTCGTTAAGGGCGCCGTGTGGAAGGCGCTCTTCGGCAAGGAGGCCGACAAGCTGGAGCAGGCCAACGACGACGCGCGCACCTTCTACATCATCGAGCGGGAGCCGCTCATCAACACCTATATCTCGGTGCCCAAGGAGAACAGCACGCTCAACTGCGCCAGCTTCACGGCGGGCATCGTGGAGGCGGTGCTCACGCACAGCGGCTTCCCCGCCAAGGTCACGGCGCACTGGCACAAGGGCACTACGCTCATGATCAAGTTCGAGGAGGCGGTCATCGCCCGAGACCGGGCCCTGGAGGGCCGCTGA
- the MCEMP1 gene encoding mast cell-expressed membrane protein 1: protein METEEIYMNQVKMQAAAFKDKKRRSPDNKEGADDPAYENFTLTFRNRDQPKGSHSPAKNKVPSQSRPPLDSAQGLYLLHRAMVSLSLLLALSCVVLLALVLMKNSEMSQELLNLKGELQNVSLSAQGCLELQKEAWSTLNQSTRMAVQGINTLKNKVQEQSQKLLRAISETRAKLDEIEMLKMPNPNPSSKSMRRR from the exons ATGGAGACTGAGGAAATCTACATGAACCAGGTCAAGATGCAGGCAGCagcctttaaagacaagaaacgGCGATCCCCAGACAACAAAGAAG GTGCAGATGACCCTGCCTATGAGAATTTCACCTTGACCTTCAGAAATCGTGACCAGCCAAAGGGCAGTCATTCACCAGCCAAGAATAAGG tCCCATCCCAGTCCAGGCCTCCCTTggactctgcccagggcctctatTTGTTGCACAGAGCCATGGTGAGCCTGTCCCTCCTCCTCGCCCTGTCCTGCGTCGTTCTCTTGGCCTTGGTCCTGATGAAGA ATTCTGAGATGTCCCAGGAGCTGCTGAACTTGAAAGGGGAGCTTCAGAATG TCTCCCTCTCGGCGCAGGGGTGCCTGGAGTTGCAGAAGGAGGCCTGGAGCACCCTCAATCAGAGCACCAGGATGGCAGTGCAGGGCATTAACACGCTGAAGAACAAGGTCCAGGAACAGAGCCAGAAACTCTTAAGAG CCATAAGTGAAACCAGGGCTAAGTTAGACGAAATCGAGATGCTGAAGATGCCAAATCCAA ACCCCTCATCTAAATCAATGAGAAGGCGTTGA